In one window of Primulina tabacum isolate GXHZ01 chromosome 8, ASM2559414v2, whole genome shotgun sequence DNA:
- the LOC142552570 gene encoding uncharacterized protein LOC142552570 isoform X2 has translation MQNLSKKPESRSSLGVRLLPSPQKLRNMEVSAIATPLNLAVASVLHRSSRSPSCYQRNLGLRPTVSALSSSYGDSSVLGFTNRTSKLPSKVDQNDFFADYRNLTKSMLHLLDELLRRCKCTQREDRFLSVSEALEFGLNLRAS, from the exons atgcaAAATCTATCAAAGAAACCCGAAAGCCGGTCCTCACTTGGCGTTCGGCTCCTCCCATCCCCTCAGAAACTTCGCAACATGGAGGTATCGGCAATTGCGACGCCATTAAATTTAGCTGTAGCTTCTGTTCTTCATAGAAGTTCGCGCTCGCCATCATGTTATCAGAG AAATTTGGGGTTGAGACCTACAGTTTCAGCTCTTTCAAGCTCCTATGGCGATTCTTCTGTTCTCG GATTTACTAATAGAACAAGCAAATTGCCATCAAAGGTTGACCAGAATGATTTTTTTGCCGATTACAG AAACTTGACAAAATCTATGCTGCATTTACTGGACGAACTCTTGAGGAGGTGCAAATGTACACAGAGAGAGGACCGGTTCTTGTCTGTGTCTGAG GCTTTGGAGTTTGGGCTAAATTTACGGGCATCCTGA
- the LOC142552570 gene encoding uncharacterized protein LOC142552570 isoform X1, with the protein MQNLSKKPESRSSLGVRLLPSPQKLRNMEVSAIATPLNLAVASVLHRSSRSPSCYQRNLGLRPTVSALSSSYGDSSVLAGFTNRTSKLPSKVDQNDFFADYRNLTKSMLHLLDELLRRCKCTQREDRFLSVSEALEFGLNLRAS; encoded by the exons atgcaAAATCTATCAAAGAAACCCGAAAGCCGGTCCTCACTTGGCGTTCGGCTCCTCCCATCCCCTCAGAAACTTCGCAACATGGAGGTATCGGCAATTGCGACGCCATTAAATTTAGCTGTAGCTTCTGTTCTTCATAGAAGTTCGCGCTCGCCATCATGTTATCAGAG AAATTTGGGGTTGAGACCTACAGTTTCAGCTCTTTCAAGCTCCTATGGCGATTCTTCTGTTCTCG CAGGATTTACTAATAGAACAAGCAAATTGCCATCAAAGGTTGACCAGAATGATTTTTTTGCCGATTACAG AAACTTGACAAAATCTATGCTGCATTTACTGGACGAACTCTTGAGGAGGTGCAAATGTACACAGAGAGAGGACCGGTTCTTGTCTGTGTCTGAG GCTTTGGAGTTTGGGCTAAATTTACGGGCATCCTGA